In a genomic window of Streptomyces katrae:
- a CDS encoding MFS transporter, which produces MLVPTPRLHRWPLLKSPAFRLFALGQTASNTGTWIQKVAQDWLALQLSHGNGTVLGVTTALQFLPLLLLGPYGGVLVDRHSTRRILLASQTVMAALALVPALLVATGTARLDTLYVLALALGLTMVVEKPALQAFIGESVAPGQLVSALAFNSAALNLARMAGPALAGPLIVLFGPGPAFLANTLSYLTVIACLLRMDPRAGRPAPPLPRAQRQVREGLRYVRDHRELALTLVLVAVVAAFGMNFQITTALMITRVYRAPAAVFGLGNTALAAGSVIGSLLAARHPRVAGRRLAAPALAFGTLETGCALMPGPVTFLVLLVPTGTALLVFLTAAKARLQLGVGDGIRGRIMSLYLLATLGTTPLLAPLIGWIAQSAGPRTALALGGAVSAAAAITIGLLHPHPPTPPGSHLSRPAPAGHA; this is translated from the coding sequence GTGCTTGTACCCACGCCCCGGCTGCACCGGTGGCCGCTGCTGAAAAGCCCGGCCTTCCGGCTCTTCGCCCTCGGCCAGACGGCATCCAACACCGGGACATGGATACAGAAGGTGGCCCAGGACTGGCTGGCCCTGCAGCTGTCACACGGCAACGGCACGGTCCTGGGCGTCACCACGGCCCTGCAGTTCCTGCCCCTCCTGCTGCTCGGCCCCTACGGCGGCGTCCTCGTCGACCGGCACTCCACGCGCCGGATCCTGCTCGCCTCCCAGACGGTCATGGCAGCCCTCGCACTGGTCCCCGCCCTGCTCGTCGCCACCGGCACAGCACGCCTGGACACCCTCTACGTCCTGGCCCTCGCCCTCGGGCTCACCATGGTCGTCGAGAAACCGGCCCTGCAGGCCTTCATCGGAGAATCCGTCGCACCCGGCCAGCTCGTCAGCGCCCTCGCCTTCAACAGCGCCGCCCTCAACCTCGCCCGCATGGCCGGCCCCGCGCTCGCCGGCCCCCTCATCGTCCTCTTCGGCCCCGGCCCCGCCTTCCTCGCCAACACCCTCTCCTACCTGACCGTGATCGCATGCCTCCTGCGCATGGACCCCCGAGCCGGCCGCCCGGCCCCGCCGCTTCCCCGCGCCCAACGGCAAGTACGAGAGGGCCTGCGCTACGTCCGCGACCACCGCGAGCTCGCCCTCACCCTGGTCCTCGTCGCCGTCGTCGCCGCGTTCGGCATGAACTTCCAGATCACCACCGCGCTGATGATCACACGCGTCTACCGGGCCCCGGCCGCCGTGTTCGGGCTCGGCAACACCGCCCTGGCCGCCGGCTCCGTCATCGGCTCGCTCCTGGCCGCCCGCCACCCGCGGGTGGCCGGCCGCCGACTGGCGGCCCCCGCCCTCGCCTTCGGGACGCTGGAGACCGGTTGCGCCCTGATGCCCGGACCGGTCACGTTCCTCGTCCTGCTCGTCCCCACGGGAACGGCGCTGCTGGTCTTCCTCACCGCCGCCAAGGCCCGCCTCCAGCTCGGCGTCGGCGACGGCATACGCGGACGGATCATGAGCCTGTACCTCCTGGCCACCCTGGGCACCACACCCCTGCTCGCCCCGCTGATCGGATGGATCGCACAGAGCGCCGGCCCCCGCACCGCGCTCGCCCTGGGCGGCGCCGTATCCGCCGCCGCGGCCATCACCATCGGCCTGCTCCACCCACACCCGCCCACACCCCCGGGATCACACCTCAGCCGGCCGGCACCCGCCGGCCACGCGTGA
- a CDS encoding M6 family metalloprotease domain-containing protein, with protein sequence MTNPLRRLLPLPAAVALVSCLSAPTAAAAPGPPAPAAGCALPGRTGWTDEGHDTDRTQFQPATGTRRVLTLYVDFPDAPATDSTEPYAAHLAPAADWMGRASHGRLRLENTPLHRWIRMPADSTSYGFARGLTFEAHEKYLRDAITAADPYADFSRYDMVYVVPAKAATAIPFSPTYLYDPATPGITADGTRLKWAVTFGQDMWHWGPKVAAHETAHTFGLPDLYAFTGAPHQYVGGWDLMGDIAGHAPQYLGWHSWKLGWTRDDQVACLPASGRRTVRLTPVERPGGTKIAVLRTGETTAYVAESRRAEGNDAAACSSGVLIYRVDSAARTGEGPVRIMNANPAVTPPAGCAPLDLAAYAPGQSFTDPASGVRIDVLAGGRTGDTVRLSKE encoded by the coding sequence ATGACCAACCCGCTCCGCCGCCTGCTGCCGCTCCCCGCGGCTGTCGCCCTCGTCTCCTGCCTCTCCGCCCCCACCGCGGCCGCTGCCCCCGGCCCGCCGGCCCCCGCCGCCGGCTGCGCCCTCCCCGGCCGGACCGGCTGGACGGACGAGGGCCATGACACCGACCGGACCCAGTTCCAGCCCGCCACCGGAACCCGCCGCGTCCTGACGCTGTACGTGGACTTTCCCGACGCCCCGGCCACCGACTCCACCGAGCCGTACGCCGCTCACCTCGCCCCGGCCGCCGACTGGATGGGCCGGGCGAGCCACGGCCGTCTGCGGCTGGAGAACACCCCGCTGCACCGCTGGATCCGGATGCCCGCCGACTCCACCTCCTACGGCTTCGCGCGCGGCCTCACCTTCGAGGCCCACGAGAAGTACCTCCGCGACGCGATCACGGCCGCCGACCCTTACGCGGACTTCTCCCGCTACGACATGGTCTACGTCGTCCCCGCCAAGGCGGCGACCGCCATCCCCTTCTCACCGACCTACCTGTACGACCCGGCGACGCCGGGCATCACCGCCGACGGCACCCGCCTCAAATGGGCCGTCACCTTCGGGCAGGACATGTGGCACTGGGGCCCCAAGGTCGCGGCCCACGAGACCGCCCACACCTTCGGGCTGCCCGACCTGTACGCGTTCACCGGCGCCCCCCACCAGTACGTGGGCGGCTGGGACCTCATGGGCGACATCGCCGGCCACGCCCCGCAGTACCTCGGCTGGCACTCCTGGAAGCTGGGCTGGACCCGCGACGACCAGGTGGCCTGCCTGCCCGCGTCCGGTCGCCGGACGGTACGGCTGACCCCGGTGGAACGGCCCGGCGGAACCAAGATCGCCGTGCTGCGGACCGGTGAGACGACGGCGTACGTGGCGGAATCCCGCCGTGCCGAGGGCAACGACGCGGCGGCCTGCTCCAGCGGCGTCCTCATCTACCGGGTCGACTCCGCTGCCCGGACCGGCGAGGGTCCGGTGCGGATCATGAACGCGAACCCGGCCGTGACCCCGCCCGCCGGCTGCGCCCCGCTGGACCTGGCCGCGTACGCACCCGGACAGAGCTTCACCGACCCCGCGTCCGGCGTGCGCATCGACGTCCTCGCGGGCGGACGCACGGGAGACACGGTGCGGCTGAGCAAGGAGTGA
- a CDS encoding alpha/beta fold hydrolase, which yields MNPAYATADHVFTVPLDHTAPNGPTIELFAREVTDARHVDRQLPWLLYLQGGPGGKSPRPSAGSPGWLPQALTTHRVLLLDQRGTGRSAPVTARAAARFASPAGLADHLGHFRADSIVADAELIRRKLCGDEPWETLGQSYGGFITLTYLSQAAEGLRACYVTGGLPGLSATADDVYARTYPRVRDRVLDFYARYPDDAARLREIARLLTATDVRLPDGDRLTPQRLRTLGLVLGMGDGFERIHWLLDESLDAQAKPTDTFLHQVMTLTGFTDNPLFAVMQESLYGQGAGPTGWAASRALAAFPEFAEDADPLLLTGEMIYPWMFREIQGLRPFAEAVDLLAERTDWPPLYDPRRLAANRVPLAALVYHDDMYVDAGLSLRTAREVGATRVWVTNEWEHDGVTASGGRVLSRLMDLAAGRA from the coding sequence ATGAACCCCGCGTACGCGACCGCCGACCACGTCTTCACCGTTCCCCTGGACCACACGGCCCCGAACGGACCGACCATCGAGCTCTTCGCCCGGGAGGTCACCGATGCACGCCACGTGGACCGGCAACTCCCCTGGCTGCTCTATCTGCAGGGCGGCCCCGGCGGCAAGTCGCCCAGGCCGTCGGCCGGTTCACCCGGCTGGCTGCCCCAGGCCCTCACCACCCACCGGGTCCTCCTCCTCGACCAGCGCGGCACGGGCCGCTCCGCACCCGTCACCGCCCGCGCGGCCGCCCGCTTCGCCTCACCGGCCGGCCTGGCCGACCACCTCGGCCACTTCCGCGCCGACTCGATCGTCGCGGACGCCGAACTGATCCGCCGGAAGCTGTGCGGTGACGAGCCCTGGGAGACCCTCGGCCAGAGCTACGGCGGCTTCATCACCCTCACCTATCTCTCCCAGGCCGCCGAAGGCCTGCGGGCGTGCTACGTGACCGGCGGCCTGCCCGGCCTCTCGGCCACCGCCGACGACGTCTACGCCCGTACCTACCCCCGGGTGCGCGACCGCGTCCTGGACTTCTACGCCCGCTACCCCGACGACGCCGCCCGGCTGCGCGAGATCGCCCGCCTGCTGACCGCCACCGATGTGCGCCTGCCGGACGGAGACCGGCTCACCCCCCAGCGCCTCCGCACGCTCGGCCTCGTCCTCGGCATGGGCGACGGCTTCGAGCGGATCCACTGGCTGCTCGACGAATCCCTCGACGCGCAAGCGAAGCCCACCGACACGTTCCTGCACCAGGTGATGACACTGACCGGCTTCACCGACAACCCGCTCTTCGCCGTCATGCAGGAGAGCTTGTACGGCCAGGGAGCGGGGCCGACGGGCTGGGCGGCGTCCAGGGCCCTGGCGGCCTTCCCCGAGTTCGCCGAGGACGCCGACCCGCTCCTGCTCACCGGAGAAATGATCTACCCCTGGATGTTCCGCGAGATCCAGGGCCTGCGCCCCTTCGCCGAGGCCGTCGACCTGCTCGCCGAACGCACCGACTGGCCACCGCTGTACGACCCCCGCCGCCTCGCCGCCAACCGGGTCCCGCTCGCCGCACTCGTCTACCACGACGACATGTACGTGGACGCCGGGCTCTCCCTGCGCACCGCGCGCGAGGTCGGCGCCACCCGGGTATGGGTCACCAACGAATGGGAGCACGACGGCGTCACCGCCTCCGGCGGCCGCGTGCTGTCCCGCCTGATGGACCTGGCCGCGGGCCGCGCCTAG